Proteins encoded in a region of the Pseudopipra pipra isolate bDixPip1 chromosome 18, bDixPip1.hap1, whole genome shotgun sequence genome:
- the CCDC63 gene encoding coiled-coil domain-containing protein 63 isoform X2, with product MKSSKRKPSKSQDLSELSEHEKDRRAKMEIRHLQTQYHHAACNRKFYDAEIWRQIQAQQKTIDDLKQEHRHVSLMLSQIYSPNNVMIENRNRVKVETLFQIKNQNAALIKERKAQIADLGKQVLELEREITKQREITAKALEARNHKRLQEKVDGLEFRLNQATVRYNTILTRNNELREETRSLTIQKAVFDNYYWKYDRQLTQQNRLLNSAVELATEDYEQWMEYLSKISDIREARIRDTIQFNIKMLDLKCALQQEIRLKNFFVTKCTDLSELKEKAKQREALKAAEWAKQSQAESYEVAYKRLLELSDGEIEQLLDEFVEKNRRFFILFAYAIRLNVRNEGMRQRIKAIQDDMTATMQEREEEETTRFHVMQELEAKLTETIEEANKYEAKCKESSKLLGQLQSRIETLLKDIDCDTTKIVKPLGSSLLPLFGPVEEKVDEFLVLESLLRYTSVDRAHRSQSFISPMSGNSGLLWVMDRNKLCPPPPDPDSTDPGTVEEPLDKDQLRQMVIKRHEEEAAKPPSTGKKRRRSPSKSPARAK from the exons ATGAAGAGCTCAAAG AGGAAACCCTCCAAGAGCCAGGACCTTTCGGAACTCTCTGAGCATGAGAAGGACAGAAGGGCTAAAATGGAGATCAGGCACCTGCAGACACAGTATCATCACGCAGCGTGCAATAGGAAATTTTATGATGCTGAAATCTGGAGGCAAATCCAGGCTCAGCA aaaaacaatAGATGATCTGAAGCAAGAACACAGACATGTGTCACTAATGCTGAGCCAGATCTATTCACCAAACAATGTGATGATAGAAAACCGAAATCGTGTAAAGGTCGAAACCCTTTTTCAGATCAAAAATCAGAATGCTGCCCTGATCAAAGAGAGAAAAGCCCAGATAGCTGACCTGGGCAAGCAG GTGCTAGAGCTGGAAAGAGAGATTACAAAGCAAAGAGAGATAACAGCGAAGGCATTGGAAGCAAGGAATCACAAACGGCTGCAGGAGAAGGTCGATGGACTGGAATTCCGCCTAAACCAA GCCACTGTGCGTTACAACACCATCCTGACCCGGAATAACGAGCTCCGGGAGGAGACCCGAAGCCTGACAATCCAGAAAGCCGTTTTTGACAACTACTACTGGAAGTATGACAGGCAGCTGACTCAGCAGAATAGACTGTTGAACTCTGCTGTTGAACTCGCCACAGAAGACTACGAGCAGTG GATGGAGTATCTCTCGAAGATCTCGGACATTAGGGAAGCACGCATCAGAGACACCATCCAGTTCAACATCAAGATGCTGGACCTGAAGTGTGCCCTTCAGCAGGAGATCAGACTGAAAAATTTCTTTGTCACCAAATGTACAGATCTCTCTGAATTGAAGGAAAAGGCCAAACAGAGAGAAG cTTTGAAGGCAGCTGAGTGGGcaaagcagagccaggcagagagTTATGAGGTGGCTTACAAGCGCCTGCTGGAGCTGTCGGATGGAGAGATCGAGCAGCTCTTGGATGAGTTCGTGGAAAAGAACAGGAGATTCTTCATCCTCTTCGCCTATGCCATTAGGCTGAACGTCCGGAATGAGGGCATGAGACAGAGGATCAAGGCCATCCAG GATGATATGACAGCCACCATGCAGGAGCGGGAAGAGGAGGAGACAACCCGGTTTCATGTcatgcaggagctggag GCAAAATTAACAGAAACCATTGAGGAAGCCAACAAGTATGAAGCCAAATGCAAAGAGAGCAGCAAACTCCTGGGACAGCTTCAATCCCGCATAGAGACCCTCTTGAAAGACATTGACTGTGACACCACAAAGATAGTGAAGCCGCTCGGGAGCAGCTTGCTGCCACTTTTTG GTCCTGTGGAGGAGAAGGTCGATGAGTTCCTGGTGCTGGAGTCCCTCCTGCGCTACACGTCAGTCGACCGCGCGCACCGGTCGCAGTCCTTCATCAGCCCCATGAGCGGAAACTCGGGGCTCCTCTGGGTGATGGATCGGAACAAGCTCTGCCCGCCGCCCCCCGACCCGGACAGCACCGACCCCGGCACTG TGGAAGAGCCACTGGACAAGGACCAGCTGCGTCAGATGGTTATCAAGAGGCACGAGGAGGAGGCGGCCAAGCCCCCCAGCACGGGCAAGAAGAGGAGGAGATCCCCATCAAAGAGCCCAGCACGGGCGAAGTAA
- the MYL2 gene encoding myosin regulatory light chain 2, ventricular/cardiac muscle isoform → MAPKKAKKRIEGANSNVFSMFEQAQIQEFKEAFTIMDQNRDGFIDKADLRDTFAALGRLNVKNEEIDEMIKEAPGPINFTVFLTMFGEKLKGADPEETILNAFKVFDPEGKGLKSAYIKEMLMTQGERFSQEEIDQMFAAFPPDMSGNLDYKNLVHVITHGEEKD, encoded by the exons ATG GCACCCAAGAAAGCCAAGAAGAGGATTGAAGGTGCTAACTCCAATGTCTTCTCCATGTTCGAGCAGGCCCAGATCCAGGAATTCAAAGAG GCATTCACCATCATGGATCAGAACCGGGATGGCTTCATCGACAAGGCGGATCTGAGAGACACATTTGCTGCCCTCG GGCGCCTGAATGTGAAAAATGAGGAGATCGATGAGATGATAAAGGAGGCCCCTGGTCCGATCAACTTCACCGTGTTCCTCACCATGTTTGGGGAGAAACTCAAGG GTGCCGACCCGGAGGAGACGATCCTGAACGCATTCAAGGTGTTTGATCCAGAGGGAAAAGGCCTGAAATCTGCCTA CATCAAAGAAATGCTGATGACGCAGGGCGAGAGGTTTTCCCAGGAAGAG ATCGACCAGATGTTTGCAGCCTTCCCTCCAGACATGTCGGGCAACCTGGATTACAAGAACCTGGTCCATGTCATCACGCACGGCGAAGAGAAGGACTAG
- the CCDC63 gene encoding coiled-coil domain-containing protein 63 isoform X1, translated as MKSSKQRKPSKSQDLSELSEHEKDRRAKMEIRHLQTQYHHAACNRKFYDAEIWRQIQAQQKTIDDLKQEHRHVSLMLSQIYSPNNVMIENRNRVKVETLFQIKNQNAALIKERKAQIADLGKQVLELEREITKQREITAKALEARNHKRLQEKVDGLEFRLNQATVRYNTILTRNNELREETRSLTIQKAVFDNYYWKYDRQLTQQNRLLNSAVELATEDYEQWMEYLSKISDIREARIRDTIQFNIKMLDLKCALQQEIRLKNFFVTKCTDLSELKEKAKQREALKAAEWAKQSQAESYEVAYKRLLELSDGEIEQLLDEFVEKNRRFFILFAYAIRLNVRNEGMRQRIKAIQDDMTATMQEREEEETTRFHVMQELEAKLTETIEEANKYEAKCKESSKLLGQLQSRIETLLKDIDCDTTKIVKPLGSSLLPLFGPVEEKVDEFLVLESLLRYTSVDRAHRSQSFISPMSGNSGLLWVMDRNKLCPPPPDPDSTDPGTVEEPLDKDQLRQMVIKRHEEEAAKPPSTGKKRRRSPSKSPARAK; from the exons ATGAAGAGCTCAAAG CAGAGGAAACCCTCCAAGAGCCAGGACCTTTCGGAACTCTCTGAGCATGAGAAGGACAGAAGGGCTAAAATGGAGATCAGGCACCTGCAGACACAGTATCATCACGCAGCGTGCAATAGGAAATTTTATGATGCTGAAATCTGGAGGCAAATCCAGGCTCAGCA aaaaacaatAGATGATCTGAAGCAAGAACACAGACATGTGTCACTAATGCTGAGCCAGATCTATTCACCAAACAATGTGATGATAGAAAACCGAAATCGTGTAAAGGTCGAAACCCTTTTTCAGATCAAAAATCAGAATGCTGCCCTGATCAAAGAGAGAAAAGCCCAGATAGCTGACCTGGGCAAGCAG GTGCTAGAGCTGGAAAGAGAGATTACAAAGCAAAGAGAGATAACAGCGAAGGCATTGGAAGCAAGGAATCACAAACGGCTGCAGGAGAAGGTCGATGGACTGGAATTCCGCCTAAACCAA GCCACTGTGCGTTACAACACCATCCTGACCCGGAATAACGAGCTCCGGGAGGAGACCCGAAGCCTGACAATCCAGAAAGCCGTTTTTGACAACTACTACTGGAAGTATGACAGGCAGCTGACTCAGCAGAATAGACTGTTGAACTCTGCTGTTGAACTCGCCACAGAAGACTACGAGCAGTG GATGGAGTATCTCTCGAAGATCTCGGACATTAGGGAAGCACGCATCAGAGACACCATCCAGTTCAACATCAAGATGCTGGACCTGAAGTGTGCCCTTCAGCAGGAGATCAGACTGAAAAATTTCTTTGTCACCAAATGTACAGATCTCTCTGAATTGAAGGAAAAGGCCAAACAGAGAGAAG cTTTGAAGGCAGCTGAGTGGGcaaagcagagccaggcagagagTTATGAGGTGGCTTACAAGCGCCTGCTGGAGCTGTCGGATGGAGAGATCGAGCAGCTCTTGGATGAGTTCGTGGAAAAGAACAGGAGATTCTTCATCCTCTTCGCCTATGCCATTAGGCTGAACGTCCGGAATGAGGGCATGAGACAGAGGATCAAGGCCATCCAG GATGATATGACAGCCACCATGCAGGAGCGGGAAGAGGAGGAGACAACCCGGTTTCATGTcatgcaggagctggag GCAAAATTAACAGAAACCATTGAGGAAGCCAACAAGTATGAAGCCAAATGCAAAGAGAGCAGCAAACTCCTGGGACAGCTTCAATCCCGCATAGAGACCCTCTTGAAAGACATTGACTGTGACACCACAAAGATAGTGAAGCCGCTCGGGAGCAGCTTGCTGCCACTTTTTG GTCCTGTGGAGGAGAAGGTCGATGAGTTCCTGGTGCTGGAGTCCCTCCTGCGCTACACGTCAGTCGACCGCGCGCACCGGTCGCAGTCCTTCATCAGCCCCATGAGCGGAAACTCGGGGCTCCTCTGGGTGATGGATCGGAACAAGCTCTGCCCGCCGCCCCCCGACCCGGACAGCACCGACCCCGGCACTG TGGAAGAGCCACTGGACAAGGACCAGCTGCGTCAGATGGTTATCAAGAGGCACGAGGAGGAGGCGGCCAAGCCCCCCAGCACGGGCAAGAAGAGGAGGAGATCCCCATCAAAGAGCCCAGCACGGGCGAAGTAA